The sequence below is a genomic window from Rhinolophus sinicus isolate RSC01 chromosome X, ASM3656204v1, whole genome shotgun sequence.
ttaagaaacaaaatgatgGTGGTAAGTCAAAGGGACTTAAAAGTCAACTAAAAGAGCTCCCAAAGtctaaaactggaaaaattttaGCAACACAATAAAGTAGTATTAAAATATTacctaaagtataaaataaatattcatgatcCATACTGATACCAATAAAtgattgaaataataaattaatgcaGATGAATTGACAAATCTCTGATACACATGAATTCCAAATAATCCATGTAGATATTCCTCCATCAAGGAGGTGGAACATAAGTCCCCACTCCTTAAGTATGGACtgcacatagtgacttccttccaaagagtacagtatggaacGGGAGGGTTATCTTACAGTGGAGAAAGCTGACAAGCATTGCCTAAGTCAAGTGATCGAGGTTAACATCAGTGATAAGTCACCTTAGTTTGTACTCTTAATATGATGTAATGAGAATGGTACTTGACCTGTTTTCTTCCTCCCAAGAACTTACAATGTAACTCTATccataagaaaaacatcagacaaacctaaATTGAAGagcattctaaaaaataaatacctgatCAGTATTTCTCAAAACAGTAAAATCATCAAAACCAAGGAAATTCTGACAAACTGCAGGTCTAGAGGAGCCTAAGCAACATggtgactaaatgtaatgtggtaccCTTGATAGATTCCTTGGACAGAAAAATGACATTAGCTAAAAGCTAAGGAAATTTGATTATAAAGAATGGACTTAATATTAATGTGTCCATATTGGCTTATTAGTTGTGGCAAATGTTCGACCTTAATGTAAGATATTAGCAGTAGGGGAAACTGTGTGCAGAGGATACAGCTATTCTCTATTatacttgcaacttttctgtaaatctaaaaccattctaaaataagaaggaaagggggtggagggtggtagaatagaagaaggtaaaggggatcaaatctatggtgatggaaggataactgactgggtggtgaacacagtatgcaatatataggtgatgtgttacagaatgctacacttgaaacatgtaattttactaaccagtgtcaccccaataaattcaatattttttaaaaaaatgtttgcttaaaaaaagcattttactTCATTAGCATAAAAGCTAAACAATTacaacatttgtttttctgaatataaattccAAAATGCATTAGTATATTAAGAGGGTGAAGTACTTGTTTCTCTAAAACAAATACTTAGCTAAAATTTACACTTAGAGCTTCTACTCTcttatattcattcttttctattttatcttgtgCATCTGCAATATTTTGTTGGTGATACAAGCTTTCTGGTATCATCCTTAAAATGGTACAGACTGATATCTTGTCATTTGACAATTctgtagaaggaaggaagaggaggcagcATTTCAAATTTTGCACCTTTTCCCTAGAATGACAAATGCTCCATGACGCAACTGTACTAGAGGGAATTCACATGAAGAGAATGGCTTCAGTACATCACGGTTTTCTATCATGTTGATCCCAGTCAAGATAAGAGCGATAGTTCCTCCTTCAAAACAGTCATGCTAACAACTAGAATAAAATGTGTTCATGCTTGAGTTTTATTGAGAAGGAAGGATATCATATTACATACACTTGCTAGAGCTAGATATTCTCAGGAAAGTGAGAAATATCATTAAATTTCTCTATGAaccctctttgtctcttacttGGCCTGTGAATTAGATTGTGCTACAGCTATTCTCTATATTATCATTCAACGTGAAATGGCGAAACATAGTGTGATAATTAAAAGTATTGTTAGTATTATGCGtagaatattattttgtaatttaataattaattgcTATCTTAAATCCTTTAAGTTGCTTTGTAAGAGGCCTTAAGTACCAGTAGCATGGTACTTAAACTTACATTAGCTAGTATGAACGAAAAACAcccagtttatttttataagggGTCTCATCCAAATGTCCATACCTTCGTCAAAGAGTTGAGTACTCCAGATTAAGTCTTGGAGCAGTTatcaactatttttatttttttacttatttttatattttttattagtttcaggtgtacaaagcaacatactagttagacatttaaaccattcacaaagtgataacccccccagtctactacccctctgacaccatacatagctgtaataataccattgactatgttccctatgctgtactatacaCCTAGTGactacagaggatgccaaaaaaatgtatacacattttaagaaaggaaaaaaaaaactatattaaaattgtaatactcaatatataccaatgataaaagatgaatacaagtcatgcgaatacattttttggcacccctggtgtgtgtgtgtgtgtgtgtgtgtgtgtgtgtgtgtgtgtgatatatagatacatatatatatgtatctatatacacacatatatacatatatacatatacatacatatatgtgtgtgtatgatatatatgtgtatatagatacatatatatgtatatatatcacacacacatatatatatgtatgtatatgtatatttaattatagttgacattcaatattattctacttcagcttcaggtatacagtgcaatgatcagtcatctacacagtctatgatgtgaaccccccgataagtccagtgcccatctggcaccctacatgatctttacaacattattgattatattccccatactatacttcacatccccatgactattttgtgactaccaatttgtactttctaatcccttcaccttttcccccaaccccatccccctccaatctagcaaccattagttttttctctatatctctgagtctgtttctgttttgttggctcatttattctgttctttagattccacgtgtaagtgagatcatatggtatttgtctttctctgtctgacttatttcacttagcataatattctctatgtccatccatgttgttgcaaatggtaagacttaattcttttttatggccgagtaatactccattgtataaatgtaccacagtttctttatccagtcgtctattgatgggaattttggtttccatatcttggctattgtgaataccattgcaataaacataagggtgcatattttttttcgaattaatgttttggatttctttgcataaatacccaggagtggaattgctggatcataaagtagttctatttttattttttgaggaacctccattgtactttccatagtggctgcaccaatctgcaatcccaccagcagtgcacaaaggttcccttttctccatatcctctccaacagttgttatttgttgatttattggtgatagccattctgacaggagtgaggtggtatctcattgtggtttttatttgcatttgtctaatgattagtgacgttgagcatcttttcatatgtctgttggccatctgtatgtgctctttagagaaatgtctcttcatgtcctctgcccattttttaattgggctctttggttttttggtgttgagttgtacgagttttttttttttttaataacttttggatattaaccccttagtagatgtatcattggcaaatatcttttcccattcaataggatgtctctttgtcttgttgatgttttcctttgctgtgaaacaacttcttagtttaatgtagtcccacatgtttattttttcttttgctttctttgcccaaggggatatatcagtaaaaaatattactaaggataatgtctgcaaaattacttcctatgttttcttctaggagttttatggtttggggtcttacgtctttaatccattttgagtttattcttatatatagcataagaaggtagtccagtttcatatttttgcatgtatctgtccagttttctcagcacaaTTTATTAAacagattgtctttaccccaatatAAATTCTaccttcctttgtcatagattaaatgaccacataggcatggatttacttctgattatccattatttttaaaaggattttcaaCTCAACTGCATTGTCTGTGAGAATCCATCTACAGTTAGACATATAACTGAAAATTCAGTGAAATGATTTGTAAAATACAGTAGGTCTCTAAAATAACAAGACTTAGTGATACTTACAATAGAAATTACACtgtgaaacattaaaatatgcttttaagtAACTTAGATTCGTACTGATTTTTACCTGAGCATGTCCAATGAAAAATGGTATAGATACAATCACTTTcaagaaggagaaaaattgaTACGACAGCTGGTTTACAACAATataataatgtgaatattttgCATTGTATTTGgcttttccttttcagttcaGGGCCATAGCATCTGTTCTTCCTTCTGCCTTGAGCATTCAATCAACTTTgactctttttattatttccatcttgTTTAACTCCTTCATCTTGCTAATTCTGATTTATCCATTAGGTCTAAAATTGTATGTTAGTATCTCAGAGTTGACCTTCCGTTCTGAATTAGATCCCTCCTTATACCTCTTATAGCATCCTGTAAGTTTACTTCATTGTCCCAATCACAATTATATACTCATTCACTTAATATTTGTGTAATGACTATTGCCTTTACTAGACTGTAATCTCCATGGCATATAACATGGTATCTGCCTCATAATAGATGATCAAATGTGAGTTTTtgtaagaataaatgaacaaataactaTTGTAACACCCAGATTAATCAACAGGGCTGTCACAAATTATATCTAATCTTTTTACAAAATTAGCATACTTCATATAAATAGAGATAcagaaaatcaatttaatttctatgatagaaacagaaagtaggcCACAATACTTTTAAACAAAGAGTATTTGAACAAGAGACTTGGTTGgtgttactttttctcttttctctggtgCTTTATCTTATGAGAAAAGAACACACAGATTCTGCAGTTCTGAAGGCCTCCTACATGTTGTGTTGTGCCAGCACCCTTTCCCAATTCCCCTCTGAAGTTAttccaaatgttatttttttacttttaattttttgacatttttattacataattatGCAACCATTATCACAAtaactcctttttaaattttgaagttttaaagttCATCCCCCACCTCTTCCCCTTTAGCAACCATCAGCTTTTTATCAATATCTaggagtctgtttttgttttgttttgttttattttatttagattccacatataagtgaaatcatatggtatgtgtctttctccgacttatttcacttagcataataccttctgtgtccatccacattgtcataAATGGGaacatttcattctgttttattgctgaataatattcctgtgtgcgtgtgtgtgtgtgtgtgtgtgtgtgatcttctttattcatttatctgttaatagatatctaggttgcttccatatctgggctattgctaataattctgcaatgaacataggggagcatatatcttttcaaattaatgtttttgtttctttggataaatatccagaagtggaattgctgcattgTATGACagctttaatttgaattttttgagcAATCTCCATTCTGTTTCTAATTTACAATCATACCCAAAAATGTGGGAGGGTTCCAttatctccacatcctcacaaacacttgttacttgctgatttattgatgatagccattctgacaggtgtgaggtgatatctcactgtggttttaatttgtttctctgatgatttgtgatgttaagcatctttccATACATCTGTTGGTCagctgtatgttctctttggataAATGGCCCTCTGCCCATTTCAGTTGCTTTGCCcttgttttaattggattgtttgtctttttggtgttaagttgtatgcgttcttttatattttgaatataaaccCCTTATCAGGTGTATCACTTGCAaacatctcccattcagtaggttgtctttttgttttgttgatggtttcttcgCTGTGCAAAAACTTAGTTTGAtttattcccatttgtttatttttccttttgtttccctggcttgaggagatatatccaaaaatatattgataaGAGTGATGTCGacgagtttactgcctatgttttcttctagcagttttatggtttcaggcctaACATTTAcatctttaacccattttgagtattgtatatagtgtaagaaagtagtccaatttcattttttacatgtatctgtaattttaattattgGTCCCATACTCCTGTGCTACCTCAACTGCATTAATCTTAACAGATGACCTTGGCACCTATCTTTGAGTGAAAATGAAGCTATTATGTGAAAAATACTTCAACTTTCTCCCTTTCATAGCTCatcctcaccctcatctccccaAAAAACCCCTGAAgccacaccttttttttttctttttttgcctctgCTCTGCCATGAAGAGGTATCTTCTGCCTATGACTTGAATTTGATTCCTCTCTGTTTCCTCTGCGGTTTTGCCATACCTGttatttcctccctttcctatctttttaaaattttctctttatacttTATCCTTCATGTCACCCTGTCAATGTGTTTGTTCATtctatgataaaaacaaacaataaaaacataattttgtttaattctgcATCCTCATTATAGTTTATGTTCCTGTATCTTTACTTTCAATCTTAAATGAGTCTATCTACCCTATGTCTCTATTTTCTCACCTCCCATTTAGTCTTTAACCTACTGTCATTTGGTTTCTACCCTCACTATTTAGTTAAAATTGCATTAGCAAAGGTTACTagtgatttcttttaattaaatttattggggtgacaatagtaaaaatacataggtttcaaatgtacaattctacaatacatcatctatatatcacattgtgtgctcaccacccagagtcagttctccttccatcaccatatatttgatccctttacactcttctaccatccccctccccccttaccctctggtaaccactaaactgttgtctgtgtctatgaggttttttttctttgtttgtcttgttcctttgttgctttcagtttcatattccacatatgagtgaagtcatatagttctcgactttatctttctgacttatttcacttagcatgataatctcaagatccattcatgttgttgtaaatggcagtatttcatcttttcttatagcaaagtcgtattccattgtgtatatataccacatcttctttatccagtcatctattgaaggacactttggttcttcccatgtcttggccagtgtgaatcatgctgcaatgaacatcggagtatATAtgtctttacatataaatgttttcagattttttttggtgcatacccaggagagggattgctgggtcaaaaggcaaacagatttatgaaaaaaaatgctcaatttcactagctgttagggaaatgcaaaccaaaacagcaatgagatatcacctcacacctgttagaatagctattatcaacaaggcaaataataacaagtgttggagaggctgtggagaaaaaggaacccttatatactgttggtgggaatgtaaattggtacagctgctatggaatacagtatggaggttcctcaaaaagttaagggTTACCACACTAGTGATTTCTTAGTAACCAAATATAATGGACATTTTCAGATCTTATCTTACTTGACCTATTCTACATTTAGTATTGTTGTTcatgacatctttctttttttttctggatttttagaAAGTAAAGATAATACCCAGTCATTGTAGAAAATGTAGACATTATAGGAAAATGTACAAAAGGAGATAATTCCTCCCCAATGTGCAGAGACAATCAATGTTTACATTTGGTGAACTTTTCTCTCAATATTATGTTGTGCATatagtagtccattgtatatatactcGTGTACTAAAATTCATATAACCCATTTGTTATTCATGAacattggggttttttttttttaccaacattttgatatttaaaaattgctcAAGTGAAATTCATGAACATATGCCTTTGAGAATTATTGTCCTCATCTTGAAACTTTATTCTCTCCCTTAAGTTTCTGTgactgttactttttttttttttttttttttgatactggTCTAGCTCTTACCACTCTCGctaattttctgaagttttctttgtaGGCTTTACTTTCTTTGCCAAACCCTTGCATGTTGTTATTAAATTGGCTCTAGTGTTCAAACCCCTTCTTACTTGAAATCCTCCCCAAGGTAAATTAATTTTCTCCCATGACTTTAGCCATCACTCCGTGACTGCCAATCCTATATCTCTAACTCAGGTCACATTCCAGATTGCCAATACTCATATATTCAATCTCCTACATGCAGGTTGATTCAGATATCTCACAGGCACGTCAAACTTTATGAGTCCAATGCCAAACCTAGACATTTTTGCAAAGTTTATGCCACTTCCTATATTACTTAGTCTTTGGCATTGCCTTTTATCTAGTCTCTGAAGCCAGAACCTTGACCTAGATTCCTTTCTTACCCTCAGCCTTTGTAAACAGTTGGCCATTAATTTCAGTAGAATTCTCTCAACATGTCTCATATATTTCCCCTCTTTTCATTAGCAATGCCACTGTTTTTAGTCAGACGCTTTCATTTCTTGTTTGCATGAATACTTAAGTGATTTTGTTGCCTTCAATATTCTCTGCCTCCAACTCATCTTTCATACtgtaaaaaaaatctcttaaacaCTGAAATATGAGCAcgtcactctcctgcttaaaataGTCAATGTCTCCCCATTAGCTTCACTGTAAGTCccacagaataaaatccaacCTCCTTAGCATCACATCCAAAGCCTTTGTGAACTGGTCTCTACCTATATTTCTAGCTGATGTCAGGACTAGGTCTCAAGGAACTGAAATTAGAATGGATTGTGCTATTCTAAATGTCCAATATCAAAGAGAACCAGCAAGTTGAATATGTACTAAAATCCTTAAGGGGTTTTGATGACCAAGTCAAGGAAAGAATGATATTTGACATATCTTTAGAGGAGGAGTAACAATGGAAAAGACAGAAGGACCAAATGGGAGATGGACTGAACTGAAGGGGAAAGATAATACGAATAAGAACACAGCAAACGAAATGCAGGAAACTTTCACCAATAGTCTCTGTAAAGTCTGTGGCATTGAGCTTATAATAGATAGATATGTTTGGTTGACTCAAAGGGTCAAACTCCAGATGGAGACTGACAGAAAAATCTATAATATGGCTGACCatctttctcttctatttaaaaGACTTTATTGGCTTCCTAACAACTATAGGACAAtatctaagattttaaaataaccaaagaGGGCCTCCATGATCGGGCTATATTCCCGTCTATGCAGCCTCACCTCCTGCCACTGACCTCTTCAATTTAAGCTCTATCAGCACTAAATACATGGTAGTCTTtcagattccttttttttaacatattgtttcctctgcctggaatgtccttcatttctcatttcctgGGTAAACTATTAATCCTTCAAAATCCTATATAGACATCTCCAACTCCAAGAGGCTTCTCTGAATGCCCCTGTCCTCCAGAGTtccccatccatctatccattcatttgtttgtttattattgagcaaatatttattaagtacttgaTGTGATCCAGATGCCATATTAGGTAATGGGAACTCGATGGTCGATAAGACAGATCAAACATGACCTTTACACTTCCAGGCCTATTTAACAGTAGATACAcatataggaggtctgacaattacattcgcgaacttgttgcaatgatgctgctaatctttggtgttggtgcataacttcccaaggggagtacttcgaaggtgaccatagtgatattcagcaataaggtatgtagcactttttctaggatgagttcacaaacttaattgtctgacctcatacacacacacacacacacacacacacacacacatattcaaatAATCGGACAAATCAAATAATCACCAATTTACTATGTGctatgaataaaagaaacaaggaaCTCAGATACAGAGTAACAAAGATGAGTGGTAGATATAAAGGCAACCTACTTTAGTATAAGGTTGAGCCATATGAAATTGCTGGTGTTCGACTGTTTTTGTCTTATAAAATTGACAATTTTATGTAGTTCAAACTAATAGTTGCCTTTCTGATGAattgacatttaaactgagacgTAAAGGATAATGTGGAACTGGCCATGATGGCTTAGCTTGCAGCTTGGTATGttccagaaacaaagagaagactGAAGAAGATGGAATGGAGAAAAGGGGTAAGTGACTGTAGATGAAAGTAAGAGAGATAAGCAGGACAGATCATATAGGACCTTTATAAGAGTGTGGATGTgattcttattaaaatgtaaagcCACTGGAGTATTTTAAGAACCTTCTGATTGCTCTGTGGGACTGGAATGGAAAAAAGAGTAAGGGTAGAAATAGGGCAATCAATTAAGAGGTTGATAGAAGGAGATGATATAATGTTGTGTTAGGTGTGAAGGGTTTGGAGTCAAGCTGCCTTGGTTTAAATTCTGGTTCTGCCATTTATTCAGTTACTTTATGTAAGTTAGTCaaattctctaagcctcagtttctctgtctttgaATTAGGGGTAACAACAGAATCAACCTCATAATAGTAGTCTagagattgaatgagataatccATTGCAAAATACTAAGAAGTCCCTGGCAGAAAATAAACACTTGTAGATACTAGAAATTAATAGTCCAAATGAGAGATGATGCTGCCTGGACTAACTTGATGCCAGCATATTTGGAAAGAAGTGAATGGATGTGAGATCTGTTGTAGAGGTTTAAACAGCAGGATTTAGTAATGGATTGGATGAGAGAAGGACGGCTTTTTTCAGATGTTTCTGAATTTCTGGATTTCTGTCAAAGAATGGAGTAGATTGTGCTGCACTTTTGTAAGTTGGAAAGGTCTGCCTGGTACAGAATTTAGCAATAAATGTTTCTGTCTTTATACCATATAAagcagaatgaaagaaagaaaaaaggaaatattaaaaattttaggtAACAGTCAGAACCTTCATGAGGTATATAAAACATGTTAAGTTTACGTTATATTTATACCACAGTatctaaaatatgcaaaaatcttaaatatgtATCTTTTGTTCCCAAGGTCTGAGAGTTGGAAAATTTCTACTGTACTTTGTGATAGACAGTGAACCATTAagctgtgtgtttattttgtcttaCATTAAAGGTGTTTTGTAATCATTCCATCTGCTTCTCTCACAGAATGGCACCCACTTGGCGTACCAGCAGTTGAAGAACTTAAGGAGAGCATCTGACCTTAATCTCCTCAGCCACTGAGAGTCTGCTCTGGGAACCATTAGGCAGCATGGGAAAGCGGGATAATCGGGTAGCCTACATGAATCCTATAGCCATGGCCAGGTGGAGGGGCCCAGCTCAGTCTGCAGGCCCGACAATACAAGATTATCTCAATCGACCAAGGCCCACCTGGGAAGAAGtgaagaaacaattagaaaataaaaagaaaggctcCAAGGCATTAGCTgaatttgaagagaaaatgaatgagaattggaagaaagaactagaaaaaagcagagaaaaagtaTTAAGTGGAAATGAGAGTTCATCCAAAAAAAGAGaacgaaagaaaaagaaaaagaagaaatcttgTCGGTCTTCATCTTCTTCATCAAGCTCTGATTCTTCAAGCAGTTCTTCAGATTCTGAggatgaggaaaagaaacaaggaaaaaagagaaagaaaaagaagaatcgTTCACACAAATCATCAGAAAGCTCAACATGTGAATCTGAATCAGAGAGCAAAGAATccggaaaaaagaaaaagaagtcaaaggatgaaacagagaaagaaaagtatataaatgtcagcagaaaaagaaagaagacttaCCCTGAGGATAAGCCTTTATCATCAGAGTCCTCATCAGAATCAGATTATGAAGAGGAGGTACAagcaaaaaagaagagaagatatgaagagagagaaaaaccagcAGAAAAAgcgaagaagaagaagaagaagaagcacaagaaacatggtaaaaagaagaaaaagaagtcgAATTAAGTCACAAGTCAGGATGACatcaagaaaaaacaacaacaagatttccttattttaaaaaagcaaggtCTAAAGGAAATTTCAACTGTGAATGTTAGGGCACATTTACCAAAATGCATGTCTCCCTGTGTTAATAGAATTATTATTGGACTTTGAGTTGCCAGTCAAATGCCATTGTGCCAGAAAGGGCCATAATTGTTGTCTGCAGCTTAAATATTGGATTtcgtttgtgtgtttttccttacAGTGTTTTAATTACTCTGAGAGCTAAAACCCTGTTGTCATACTAGTGGTTAAAATgtttggaattaaaataaaatgttttagataattttgacaaaaaaGTATATCTAATGTTAAAACTATCTAATTTGGatacatctttaaaatacagtCTGAAATACAGTCCAGACCTCTATAGTTGACATTTTTGAAGCATAGATTTAACATTGATGTCTCAAAATACTTACTTTTGAAGATAAATTTAGTTTAGTTTACTTTTCTCCTTAATAAATTTTTTGTTTACATGTGGAAAGGgcttgtgggggaaaaaatgtttgctaTCACTTTG
It includes:
- the FAM133A gene encoding protein FAM133A; its protein translation is MGKRDNRVAYMNPIAMARWRGPAQSAGPTIQDYLNRPRPTWEEVKKQLENKKKGSKALAEFEEKMNENWKKELEKSREKVLSGNESSSKKRERKKKKKKKSCRSSSSSSSSDSSSSSSDSEDEEKKQGKKRKKKKNRSHKSSESSTCESESESKESGKKKKKSKDETEKEKYINVSRKRKKTYPEDKPLSSESSSESDYEEEVQAKKKRRYEEREKPAEKAKKKKKKKHKKHGKKKKKKSN